Below is a window of Panthera leo isolate Ple1 chromosome B4, P.leo_Ple1_pat1.1, whole genome shotgun sequence DNA.
CTGcagaactttttgaaaaatttattttagagagagagagagtaggggagaggggcagagggagagagactcttaagcaggctccccacgcTCAGCACgcagcccgacatgggactcaatcccatgaccctgggatcatgacctgagctgagatcaagagtcagaagctcaagcgactgagccacccctgcgGCCCCGGACTGGAGGGCTTGTGACCCGGAGCTCTAAGAACCATGGGAGATGGGGACAGGCCCCTTGGTGACAGAAGAGACTGGGAGACACCACCCGAGGCAGATCGGCAGCACACACGGCTCTCGGGACCCCGTTTATTAGAGCCCGGAAGCCTGCCCAGCAGCCCTCCTGCTACTCCTAGAGGTGTGGCCCTGAGGGCCTAGTGACTGGCTTCTCCAGAGCAAACAGCCCAGAGGCCCTCCTTGGGCCAAAGCAAAGGACACAGTCAGACATGTTTTCTGGCAGATAGACGGCCCCCTCCTGCAGAAGTCAGCTGTGCTTTGAGTGCGTATCCTTCCCAGGGCTTCCAGCTCACCGTCTCCTTCCTAGCCACCCTGCCCTGGCTCTAGCCCCCAGGCTTCGTTGTGCCAGGCCGGCGGCTTGGCAGGGTCCTGGGGCCAGCAGAGGCTGTGAGGTCAGAGGAGGAGACGGGCTGAGTGCCTTTCCCGCTGCGTCCTCCTGGGAGCCTAGCTGCCGAAGTATTCCTGCTGGAACTTCTGGAAGTCTTCCTCAGTGAACACGGTGCCCtcagccttcttcttcttcttcgtcttgGCCACAGGTCGGTCACAGGCCTTGCGGCCCCGGTTCTGGCGCACAATCTAGGAATGTGGGGGAGTCAGGATCCCTGGGTGGTGACTCTTGGTGCATGAGGGACTGCCCCTTGGAGCTGCACAGCCTGGTACAGCTGACCAAGTGCCTCGCTCTCAACCGGCTCTCACGCTGTCCTGGGAGGCGGGGCACACCACTTCCACTTACAGAGGAGCAAACTGGGGCCCACGAGGGAAACAGGGGAGTAAGGCCAGGCCCAGCCTCCCAGCagccctgctctgctctctgccttccAGAGCGGGGGCCCAACCTCTGCTCCGCGCTCCGGGCAGGGACTCCCATGGCTCTCCCCGCCCAGGTTCCTCCCCACGGTCCACCCCTCTGACAAACCTGCTGGGTGACTGACTCAGCCACTGTGCTTCTTGCACTGGTCATAAACTTCAGGTTGACTCCGAGGTAGCTTTGACACTCTCGCTTCTGGAACTCAGCTGTGGAGGGCAGGCGGACAGGAATCGTTTCTGATGTACTCCCTTGGGGGCCTCCGGGTCCCCTCCTGatatctcctccccaccccctgtaCCAGCCATACCAGAGGCCCTGTGTCCCCTCCCTAGGTTACTCCAACATCCGGGGCTCTCCACACAGATCCCACTGAAAGCCCCCCCCACTGGCTcccagatgctcaagtgacttaTTCAACAAGTAAGGCCCGAGCATTTACTGTGtatcagacactgttctaggtgcaGGGCATACAGCAGAAAACAGAACGGAACTCCTGCCCTCGTGGAGCTTACGTTCCAGAGCAAAGAGACAGGGTACACAAGGTCAACGGTATTTTAGAGTGTGATACGCATCATGAAGAAAAACAGCACAGTAAAGACAAATGAGAAATGCCAAGGGTGGAGGACTGGGATTCTAAATAGGAGGGTCTCGGCAGGCCTCACTGAACTGACGTTTTAGCAAATGCTGGAGGCAGAGTGTATGGACATCTGGCGAAGAGCATTCTAGGTAGAGGGAACAGGCCGCGCGAAGAACCCGAAGAAGTGTGGTCCGTGTGTTCGGAGCACAGAAAATGGCTGGCGTGGGGAGCAGGACACGAAGCTGGAGAGGGGCCAGACCACGCGGGACCTCACTGGGCACCAAGTCTGATGGAAGCCACCAGAAGGTGTGGGGCAGAGGACAGACAGGTCTGACTTACATCACAGGATCACTCTGGCCACTGTGGCGAGAACAAGATTActgggtgtggtggtggtggggagggaggatggacGTTAAGAGGTGGTTGAAATAACCCAGGCGAGAGATGACGCAGCTCACGCCAAGGTGGCCGTCACAGAGGTTCTTTAGCTCGGTCACTGAGGCTCGAGAGTCCCCTCATCATCAGTTATGTACAGTGACGGGTTGGGGGGACAAGGGCTGGGATAAATAAAGGAGGTGACCTCTGGCACCCTACACTCCTCTTTCATGCCAACATCGGTGGCGCTCAAACGCGGCTCACTTTCCTGCCTCCACGCTTTTGTTCATGCGGtttcctgcttggaattcacaGCTCTGTCAACAATCACTtaaacatcttttatttaaaaaaaaaaaaaattttttttaacgtttttatttatttttgagac
It encodes the following:
- the RPS19BP1 gene encoding active regulator of SIRT1: MSAALLRRGLELLGAPEAPQAAPGQAKPSGAPVKRTRKAKATQAQKLRNSAKGKVPKSALAEFQKRECQSYLGVNLKFMTSARSTVAESVTQQIVRQNRGRKACDRPVAKTKKKKKAEGTVFTEEDFQKFQQEYFGS